TTTAAAATATTTATTATATTTCTATAAATAACAAAAACATAATGGTTATATAATATAGTGTACATAAATTATATTAAAATTGTTGAATTTAATTAATCCGTGAAGATTTGTAGAGAAAGAGCTCTGAAATTATGTTAGAATGAGCCCTGATTATAAGTGTGATTTCACGAAAATAAGAATTTATGCCAGAAAAAAATGCTTACCAAAGTAGTCTTCAATTATTGAGCGATTATAATGAACACGTTAATTTTGCCTCTCGTCTTTCTGCCAAAAAGGGTAGAGGAGTAGGGGTAGCATAAACCTTACACTTTCACTCTGCCTTATTTTTAGGATAGGTTATTTATCCATTCTATTCCTTACGAATGTTGATATTAAATCACTTGTATAAATGAACCATTTTTCCTTCCAAACACCGGGTCAGGTGTGTCATTTTTCGTCCTACCCCTCTGATATGTTCTACGTGTATCAATAGATCAAGATTGCCCATCACCAGCTGCCGTATAGTCTCAAACGAAAAATTCTGATAGGTCGCAATTAAGGTCTGTAGTCGGTTGATGGCATCTTCGGGGTTGTTGGCGTGAAGGGTGGTGCAAGTGCCGCGATGGCCGGTGTTAATGGCTTGAAGGAAGGCCATGGCGGCTTGGGCATCACGAATTTCGCCTACCAGGATGCGGTCGGGTTTCATGCGGAGGGTGGTTTTGATGAGCTGCGCCATATCAACGTGTTGATGGTCGCCTTTCACCTGGCGTTTAGGAGCTTCGAGGTGAATACTGTTGGGTGCTAACAGGTGAAGTTCGTGGGTGTCTTCAACGGTGATAACCCTGTCTTCAATAGGGATAAGCTGGCTCAAAACAGATAAAATGGTGGTTTTACCCGAACCCGTTCCCCCAGAAATTACGATATTGGCTTTGTCTTCAATGGCCTGTGTGAGCAGGGCCAACATGTCTTGCGTGAGCATCTGATTGGCAACCAGCATTGCAGGTGTAAAGCGCTGTTTGGGAGCCACGCGAATGGTGAGAGAGGTTCCTTTGGTGGAAGTGGGGTATAACACGGCGCACACGCGGGAACCATCCGGCAACCTGGCATCCAGAATAGGATGATGGTCGGCGGAGCACGGCTGGTTCAGGGCATGGCTGATTTGCATGACCAGGTTGACCAGTTGAAACTCATCACTAAAGTGCGCCTCCACTTTGACCATTCTACCATGGCGCTCGATAAAAATATCGTCAAAGCGGTTAATGCAGATTTCGGTTACGCCTTCCATGTCTAAAAAGGGCTGGACAGGCAGGCAATAATGGCTCACCAGTGACCATACATCCGGTTGTGTATCCATAAACCAATCTCCTCATCAATGTGAATGAACAATGTTAAGTCTTGAAAATAAACTGTATTTTGTATAAACATTGTAAAAATAGCATAGAAGGACGCTTATGCAAGTGATATTATGGTTCTATGGATGGGTGATCCTGCATTCCCTATCGTTATGGATTGGGTTATGTGCGGGTGTGGGGTTGCTGATCATGCTTGGAAAAAAAGAGCAGGCGGCCGGTAAGACAGATGTGCAAACGCATGCACGCTTAGGTCTACGCCCGTGTATTGGG
This window of the Alphaproteobacteria bacterium genome carries:
- a CDS encoding CpaF family protein; protein product: MDTQPDVWSLVSHYCLPVQPFLDMEGVTEICINRFDDIFIERHGRMVKVEAHFSDEFQLVNLVMQISHALNQPCSADHHPILDARLPDGSRVCAVLYPTSTKGTSLTIRVAPKQRFTPAMLVANQMLTQDMLALLTQAIEDKANIVISGGTGSGKTTILSVLSQLIPIEDRVITVEDTHELHLLAPNSIHLEAPKRQVKGDHQHVDMAQLIKTTLRMKPDRILVGEIRDAQAAMAFLQAINTGHRGTCTTLHANNPEDAINRLQTLIATYQNFSFETIRQLVMGNLDLLIHVEHIRGVGRKMTHLTRCLEGKMVHLYK